The following are encoded together in the Bacillus sp. V2I10 genome:
- a CDS encoding RNA polymerase sigma factor, translated as MKKEDELIKRIRKGDKDAFGDLVKDLLPSAYQTAFLILRSKEHAEDALQNALEGAYISIMKNSDMTHFKPWFYRVVYSKSIDLYRKNNRHGVTELDDYHQQEGNGGSNSAQQLIIQKENKQEMLARILELKKEQSLPIYLHYYEEMSMKEISLVLGENINTVKTRMKRGKQMLARVLKDSNRYTEGVKANGL; from the coding sequence TTGAAGAAAGAGGATGAGCTTATAAAGAGAATCAGAAAAGGGGACAAGGATGCATTTGGCGATTTAGTCAAAGATCTGCTTCCTTCAGCCTATCAAACCGCTTTCTTGATTCTCCGGTCAAAAGAGCATGCAGAGGATGCCCTTCAGAATGCTTTAGAAGGCGCGTATATCAGCATTATGAAAAACAGTGATATGACTCATTTTAAACCTTGGTTTTACCGGGTTGTCTATTCAAAATCAATTGATTTATACAGAAAAAACAATAGGCATGGGGTAACGGAACTGGATGATTACCATCAGCAGGAAGGGAACGGCGGCTCTAATTCAGCCCAGCAGCTCATCATCCAAAAGGAGAACAAACAGGAAATGCTGGCCCGTATCCTGGAACTGAAAAAAGAACAAAGCCTCCCAATTTATCTTCATTATTATGAAGAGATGAGCATGAAAGAGATTTCGCTTGTTCTGGGAGAAAATATAAACACTGTAAAAACAAGAATGAAACGGGGAAAACAAATGCTCGCCCGCGTTCTGAAAGACTCAAACAGGTACACTGAGGGGGTTAAAGCAAATGGGCTCTAA
- the proC gene encoding pyrroline-5-carboxylate reductase — protein MLREKTVAFLGAGSMAESMISGIIQVGIIPAENIYVTNRSTQLRLEELNHVYGVNAVDQNALPYEEIDLFILAMKPQGAADALQALKDKVRADQVVISVLAGISTTFMEDHLNSDQQVVRVMPNTSSMIQESATALSPGRYTVMDNVLAVKELLSCMGKVFLIEEEQMDIFTGIAGSGPAYFYYLMEHMEQAGVEKGMDEEMVREIIAQTILGAAKMIMANDEAPASLRKKVTSPNGTTASGLEALRKNNGGKAISQAIHHAAKRSQELNEEMSGALVTS, from the coding sequence ATGTTAAGAGAAAAAACAGTTGCATTTTTAGGTGCAGGTTCGATGGCAGAGTCAATGATTTCAGGGATTATACAGGTCGGCATCATTCCGGCAGAAAACATATATGTCACAAATAGAAGTACTCAATTGCGGCTTGAAGAATTGAATCATGTGTACGGAGTGAATGCCGTCGATCAGAATGCCTTGCCTTATGAAGAAATTGATTTGTTTATTTTAGCCATGAAACCTCAGGGCGCAGCGGATGCACTTCAGGCACTAAAGGATAAAGTTAGAGCGGACCAGGTTGTGATTTCTGTTTTAGCGGGCATTTCAACAACTTTTATGGAAGATCATTTAAATAGTGATCAGCAGGTTGTGCGCGTGATGCCGAATACGTCCAGCATGATCCAGGAATCAGCTACAGCGCTTAGCCCAGGAAGATATACGGTGATGGACAATGTGCTTGCTGTGAAAGAGCTGCTCAGCTGTATGGGCAAAGTCTTTTTAATTGAAGAAGAGCAGATGGATATTTTTACAGGCATTGCAGGAAGCGGTCCGGCTTACTTTTATTATTTAATGGAGCATATGGAGCAGGCGGGCGTTGAAAAAGGAATGGACGAAGAGATGGTCCGCGAGATTATTGCTCAAACCATTCTTGGCGCAGCGAAAATGATTATGGCAAACGACGAAGCACCGGCGAGTTTAAGAAAAAAAGTCACTTCACCAAATGGAACGACAGCATCAGGCCTTGAGGCATTGCGGAAAAATAATGGCGGAAAAGCCATTTCACAGGCGATTCATCATGCGGCGAAACGTTCGCAAGAGCTGAATGAAGAGATGTCAGGAGCATTGGTGACGTCTTAA
- a CDS encoding LysE/ArgO family amino acid transporter, protein MLEPFIHGFILALGLILPLGVQNIFVFNQGALQPRFIKALPVVITASLCDTLLILVSVLGVSLLILGSFWIKTILIGGGFIFLIYMGWTTWNSKPSNEREEMAKKFSLKKQVLFAASVSLLNPHAIMDTMGVIGPGSLRYQGEEKIIFVFSCMLVSWSWFLGLALIGRMSGKLDKSGNFMLVLNKISALIMWGAAVYLGLSLINN, encoded by the coding sequence ATGTTAGAACCATTTATTCATGGATTTATTCTTGCACTGGGATTGATTCTGCCTCTTGGTGTCCAAAATATTTTTGTTTTTAATCAAGGGGCACTGCAGCCACGATTTATTAAAGCATTACCAGTTGTGATTACAGCCTCTTTGTGTGATACGCTTTTGATTTTAGTGTCTGTTTTAGGGGTTTCATTACTAATTCTAGGTTCATTTTGGATTAAAACGATCCTTATTGGGGGAGGTTTTATCTTTTTAATTTATATGGGATGGACCACTTGGAATAGTAAACCGAGTAATGAAAGAGAAGAAATGGCAAAGAAATTTTCTTTGAAGAAACAAGTGTTGTTTGCGGCATCTGTTTCCTTACTTAACCCTCATGCAATAATGGACACGATGGGTGTAATAGGACCAGGTTCGTTAAGATACCAGGGGGAAGAAAAAATAATATTTGTTTTTTCATGTATGCTGGTTTCGTGGAGTTGGTTTTTAGGACTTGCGCTAATTGGGCGTATGAGTGGAAAACTCGATAAATCAGGAAACTTTATGCTTGTATTGAATAAAATATCAGCCTTAATAATGTGGGGGGCAGCCGTTTACCTTGGACTATCTTTAATTAATAATTAA
- a CDS encoding PLP-dependent aminotransferase family protein, whose protein sequence is MSSIDWKPNKSSPVPLHKQITELMKEKIANGEWTIGYKLPPQRTLAKAFEVNRSTVVTAYDELTAEGLIEGKTGSGTRVVNNTWNLLATAPPPDWSSYVNSGIHEPNLPTIQEINQAEFIPDIIRLGTGELSPELMPCSSMKQVFEKLSTGEISYGYEEPKGLLALREQISSYLKTIGIQASPSSILIVSGALQALQLISVGLLHKGSTVLTEKPSYLNSLHVFQSAGMQLVGIPLDKEGIKANHIPQYKKQHKAALLYTIPSFHNPTGTLMTAERRDQLLNICQQEQLPIIEDDVYRELWFDEKPPKPLKAFDKNGLDLYIGSLSKSLSPGLRIGWIVGPEPVIEHLADIKMQTDYGSSSLSQWAAAEWFSSGLYDQHLKEIRKQLKIRRDFTLNTLNQYFSSIATWEKPSGGFYVWVRLLPSISIRKLFEHALAEGILLNPGNVYDNQADQYLRISYSFASLSSLEDGLRRLSIIVRRLVE, encoded by the coding sequence ATGTCTTCAATCGATTGGAAGCCGAATAAGTCTTCACCTGTACCATTACATAAACAAATAACTGAACTTATGAAAGAAAAAATAGCCAATGGTGAATGGACGATAGGATATAAGCTCCCTCCTCAACGCACGTTAGCAAAAGCTTTTGAAGTAAATAGAAGTACAGTTGTAACGGCTTATGATGAATTAACAGCGGAAGGACTTATTGAAGGAAAAACCGGCAGTGGAACAAGAGTGGTTAATAATACATGGAACCTTTTAGCAACCGCCCCTCCCCCGGATTGGAGTTCCTACGTAAATTCTGGCATTCACGAGCCCAACTTGCCAACGATTCAAGAAATAAATCAAGCTGAATTTATTCCTGACATAATCCGTTTAGGAACCGGAGAATTATCACCAGAACTCATGCCTTGCTCTTCAATGAAACAAGTTTTCGAAAAATTGTCTACTGGAGAAATATCTTATGGCTATGAAGAACCGAAGGGGCTGTTGGCACTCAGAGAGCAAATAAGCAGCTATTTAAAAACAATTGGAATTCAAGCTTCACCCTCTTCCATTTTAATCGTTTCAGGTGCTTTACAAGCCCTGCAGCTTATTAGTGTTGGTTTATTACATAAAGGATCTACTGTATTAACGGAAAAGCCATCGTATCTAAATTCACTGCATGTCTTCCAGTCAGCAGGTATGCAATTAGTTGGCATCCCGTTAGATAAAGAAGGAATTAAAGCCAATCATATTCCACAATATAAAAAACAGCATAAAGCTGCTTTACTTTATACAATTCCTTCTTTTCACAACCCGACTGGAACTTTAATGACTGCTGAAAGACGTGATCAATTGTTAAACATCTGTCAACAAGAACAATTACCTATAATTGAGGATGATGTTTACCGGGAATTATGGTTTGATGAAAAACCGCCAAAACCGCTTAAGGCTTTTGACAAAAATGGACTTGACCTATATATAGGAAGTTTATCTAAATCTTTAAGTCCAGGTCTTCGAATTGGCTGGATCGTTGGTCCAGAACCAGTTATTGAGCACTTAGCAGATATTAAAATGCAAACCGATTATGGTTCAAGTTCTTTATCACAGTGGGCAGCAGCAGAATGGTTTTCCAGCGGACTTTATGATCAGCATCTTAAAGAAATAAGAAAACAGCTTAAAATACGAAGAGATTTTACACTAAATACTTTAAATCAGTATTTTTCCAGTATTGCAACATGGGAAAAGCCAAGTGGAGGATTTTATGTTTGGGTACGTTTATTACCGTCAATCTCTATAAGAAAACTATTTGAACATGCACTTGCAGAAGGCATATTACTAAACCCGGGAAACGTCTATGACAATCAGGCTGACCAGTATCTGCGTATTTCCTATTCCTTTGCATCTCTTTCAAGTTTAGAAGATGGTCTGCGCCGTTTATCCATTATAGTAAGAAGACTAGTCGAATAG